Sequence from the Xiphophorus maculatus strain JP 163 A chromosome 16, X_maculatus-5.0-male, whole genome shotgun sequence genome:
attttttctttctcatgaaAAACAATTATGAGACAGTGAATGAATTCATTCACTGTCTCATAATTATGAACTAAGGTCAATGTAAGTTACATTGACCTTAGGAGCTGGATATAGCTCCTGACATTGAAGATAAGACGTGGAGGTGATGCTCTGTTGTTTGGCTGTGGGAACTAGTCTATAGATATAAGCAGAGAGTGAAGAGACTAATATGCCTCACcttatgaaaaattaataaattagttgcTTTGTATGGATATAGGCAAATTACTTTTAGAAACCACATTGTTATGTTGCCATTTACAATTTCAGGtcaataagtaactttttaccaGTTCACTCTCTATGGTTCATACCATATCAGTCATTTAACTTACTTGTTTATCCATTTCAAAAATGTGATGGCCAAAATACCAttgatttgcattttgtttatctaCATGCGTTTCTAGTAACATTACATTACACATATTTGACATGTATTTGTAAAGTTCCTACTTATTTTTAAGGTTGTTTTCTTATGTAATTGATGTTCATATGATCAGATAAACTGATTTCTATGTCCTATTTATTAGGTTCCTGGAATACAAGGCAGGGCAACAGAGTGATGTCACACAGCCAACAATATCGTTATTTACACAGAAAGTGCAGCTCTACAGCCCACAATCGCCAAGGCAGCAAGCCATCAGTGAAGCCATTGTTCAAGATTTGATCATTGGATGTTGTCTGCCCCTCTCCCTCGTGGAAAATGGACACTTTAAACACTTTCTTGAAGTCCTGGACAGTAAATACACACCAATCTCTAGAAAAACAGTTTCTGAGAGACGAATTCCAGAATTGGTCAGAAAAGTCAAGGAAACTGTCTTGGAGAAACTGAAGACCCAGTCGTCTGTGTCATTAACAACTGACCTTTGGTCTGATCGCAGGCTACGCTCCTTTCTTGGGGTGACTGCCCATGTGTGCTACAAATCTAAAGATTGCTATGCACTTGAATCCTACCTGCTGGACTGTAGGCGTTTTACAGGGAGGCATACTGGAGAGCACATTGCGTCTGCCTTTGAGGAGATCACTGAGGAATATGGTATTCGTGACAAAATTAGCTATATCATAACAGACAATGCACCCAATATGAAATGTGCTTTCAAAGTACACATGCCCCAGCAGCAATCTGATGACAGTGAGAGTGAAGAGGATAATTTAGATGACGAGCACTTGTGGGAGGACATTAATTCAGAGGAAGACATTGACTTACCATGGTCATCTGGTGAACGTCTTTCCTGCTTTGCACACTCTCTCCAGTTAGTTGTGCATGATGGTATGAAGGAGGTCAAGACCATTTCTCGCACCATAGCAAAAACGTCAAAGTTCGCAACCCTTTTACATAGCAGCTCACAATTTAAAGATAAGTTTGAGGCTGCATTTGGCACCAATAAAAGTGTTCCAGCTGCAAATACAACTCGTTGGAACAGTACATTTAAACAAGTACAGGCCCTTACAACTCTAGAACACAAATCACTCAGTGAAATGTGCAACAAAGACTATGAGGATGTCGTGTTCAGTGCGCGGGAGTGGAACCAGCTAAAGGAGCTATGTATAGTTCTTTCTCCATTTGCTGAAGCAACAGAGCTGACCCAAGGGGAAAGATCAGTGACTATTAGTATGGTGGTTCCAACTGTACTGGACTTGAACACACACCTCCTCAAGATGGAGGAGACCCGAATGCAGTGCCGGCCGTTGGTCAGAGCCCTCCAGCAGTCTCTGGTGAAAAGATTTTCTGGaatctttacaaaaacaaacatggccaaAGACAGTGGAAGAGAGGAACCTTTTAACCATGATGTGTACTTCTTTGCTGCCATGCTGGATCCACAGTTTGGCTTAAGCTGGGTGGATTTAGATGTTACCAACGGAGGTAATGCAGCATCGGTGAAGAAGTTCAGAGATGAACTTAAGAAGACACTGACAGGTTGGtatgcatttttctttgctgaaaaaaaagtcttatttgcaaaattataaattttaaaatgtctcaaattCGTAGCACATAAAGCCTTAAATCATAAAGTGGAATTTATAGTCTTCTTTTCATCAGTTTACTTTTGtcataaacattattttgtacACTCAAAGTTCTTGAAAACTAACACAgtcattgtgtttgtgtttttcagacacATTGATCTTTGGGGTGGAGAACATGGAGAGTACAGATGACAAGTGCTCAGAAGCCATGAATGTGGATCCAACCAGTCATTCGCCACCAGCCAAATGCCCTCGACTTCTGTCACGCTACAAGGCACATAAGAAGCACAGCTCCTCTGTCCAGAATTCAAGTATTGCAACACAATTAAACAGATACTTTAATAATATAAGAGACTGTGACAGTGACAATGCTCTTGCCTTCTGGGGAGAAAACCAGTCCAAATATCCTCAACTGCACAATTTGGCTTTGAAAGTGCTATCCGTCCCTGCCTCCTCTGCACCAGTGGAAAGGGTTTTTAGTCGAGGAGGCATTGTAATGAGACCCCATCGTGCACGTTTAGGTGCAAAAATGCTGCAGTCTCTAATCTTTCTGAAGTGCAATGAAACCTtactttaaactaattttatgtaTCACCTACTTTATTTCATCCACTGTTCAACTACATGGTTATCCTTGTTCTCGAGTTTTGCCATTGACATTTTCTAAAGCTTTGGCGTATTATGAAACTGCTTCCAgttgtataattttatttttgaaacgcATGCAGTTGGGCCtctaaatgtcagatttctttattaTGTATGTTATGTATAAGTTGCTACATCCATTCAACAGCAGAGTTAAagatgcagtatgtaactttgttaaaacaaaaaaatatctttgtaaaagttatatagttttttttatatatttatgtcacTATGTTGTGTCAGTATGTTATGAGACCGACaagctgtgaaaatattgagctcctctgccttttctcCATGTTCCCAGTGCTAACTGGAGAAATACACTGCTtggtcaaaaacaaaccatctgaTCCAGCAAAAGGGTCTTAGAACTGATAAAagtcagtcatgtttttgtgcaCGTATTTCAATGGggtttgtatttctgcagatggcagtagtcgctcagggaggaagtgaaggagatcaatctttttttcaacaaattatctgtctcataacatattGTCACAACTTGGTGATAGatatagatttatttaagaaaagttaTATAATGTAGCTATAATCTGTATACGAGAGAGAAACGAGAGAAATGATtggcattttttcagttttacatatttgcacaTGGTTTTGaaatagcacatttaaaaacaacataaatgtatGTACTGTTCATGAAAGGCAGAGAAAATACTATTTTGATCGACTTTGATTGTTTGAAATTCTGTGATTACAACATAGAAGtactaaataaagatgtttatgtttattccagttctctgtgtaaaatatctaggtgtttttacgTGAATGTGGGTCTTTTAGATCAATTTTAGTGATTTTgatcatgtttcacattttattgtcacatactggcgctggtcttggtcttgactcggTCTCGACTTCCCtcggtcttggtcttgacttggtatcggaccctaaaagtcttggtcttgtctcggtctcgatacactctggtcttggtcttgtcttggtctcgggttaggtggtcttgaaCACAACACTGCTATTCTCTCTTACTTCACAGTAATGAGCTACTTCATGTCACTTAAAACCCTATAAATTTCATTAACATCTGTAGCTTTAATGTGAATAAAAGTTAATGCagtatgaatgcttttgctATAAAATTTTGTACTCCTACCAATAACAAGCAATTTCACCTAAAGGGGATCCTGTCCCACTTAACTGGTCCTGCTCCTAATTTAGCAAACTCTATATAGCTCTGTTATCAACACCTAGTCATAATCTCCAGGTGAGACACACTTACTCCAGTCATCTCTCCTTTATTCATCAAAGGTTGTTCCGCACCACATGTTCAGTCCGTGCAAAGTTGCAGGGTATGACTAATTGCAGGAGTGATGCATAAGTTGCACCTGGACGTAACGCTTGGATTGTGCTGTGTTCAGTCTGCCTGACTTTCATTGGTGTTGCACATAAGCGTGGCCCCCTCAGAGAGACGTATGCTGCTGTGATGATGAACAGGAAGTGCTGACAATAGCCCGGAGCATGTAAACACATTGTCACATATTCAGAGCCACAGGATAAAGCACACAAGTAGTATTTTGCTCTGGAGACTGATATGTGAATCACAAGGAGAGTGACCATGAATGTCTTTGCAAAAGTGTTAGGTAGAATATATAATCTACCACATGCTGCAAAAATCTATATAGATACATATGGTTTTTTTTGCCTACAAATGCTTTAATTTGTTCTCTTAATTCAAACATGCTCTTATCAAACATGCCTACACCAGAGTCACCAGCAGAACAGGGAGCTGTGAAGGAGCACTGAATGGGGAGTCATGCTGGGTACGATTACAGGTGCTGAATCCGTACAGGGTGATGCTTAATGTTGGTGGCCTTATGGTCGACAAGGTTCAGTATGCGACTGTCGTCACTACAAGTGTGGCTCACACTTCTCCAGGCCACAATTTGGGAACAAAAAGTGACAGACATAGTGAGGTACTGTGTGTCAAAGGGAGACGAGGGTGAAGATGGGAAACACGTGCTACCACACAGGGTGAAGTGTAGTTGTAACTTGAGTGGTgagatgtgtttttctttgtgaggAGGAGGCGGGATGAAGTGCCAGAACCAACATGGAGAATTGCCGATGAAGTATGGAGCAATGCCAGGGAAAGGCAGTGAGGCAAAGATGCAGTGGACTGGATATTCTGACTGAACCAATTCTGCAGAGTTTCTGTCAGTAAAAGTCCGTCTGCTCTGTCATAATTAACTTGGCGAACAGCAAGTGGCCATCCATGACCATCTCTCAGACCAGGTCAGGCTTTCAACAGggattcatttctttttcaatttctCCCTTTATGACTTCTACTTAAGCctgaaatatttgctttgaaAAATGATTTGTGAAACCAATCTTCTCTTTTTAACTATTCAAGTAACAGAGCTGCAATGTCTTTAGGTTGTTCTAGTTATGTAGAATGGACTGTCAtcaagttttttgtttatttttactctcCTGTATAAAAGTAGAGTAGTTCATCCAAAAAAAGATGGTTTGTAATTAGGTTCCCATCGTCATCTGTCCACATGTCCAAGTGTCCTTTGGTATGATTTTATCCTAAAAAACGGCAAGTGTAGTTTTGTTCCactaatacaaaaaaaaaaggttttccctgtgtttctttccttttctacTATCCATCAGGTGTTTGTCATGTAAATGCTTTGTCATTTCAAACTTCTCTACTAAAGTTACTAAAGATCTTTCCCTTAACGctgaaattttcaaaagacTTCTAACATTTCTGAAAGCATGTTCCAAAATAGATAGAATTTGAAAGCTCAAAGCTCGAACAGAGCAACTTCATTCAGGCAGCAAGAGAGAGTAAGATTTAGAGCAGATAACAGAATGGCTAACTGTGGACTTGTCTTGGCATGAAGCAGAAAAAATGCCTCTTTCTAAATATGTTCTTTACAGTCTTGCTACCACCTCTGACTTCATTATTAAATGATTTACTGATGCAAAAATGAGCCAACTTTGAGAGAGCTGGCCATGGTCATGAATATTTATCTCCATAATTTATCAGAATAAAGAGATATAAACTGTTCCGGAATGATTAAGTATATGCATCTGAAATTATTTACCGAAATGAAAAAGggttaaaaacacaacacatggTCTTGCTGCATAATTTTGTGGCTGGTCATGGTATAAGCAAAACTGAACAGTTACACGAAACAAGCTCTAAAGTTTTTGGTTTGACACGTGCAACTTTCAGCAACACAATGGCTTATTTTACTTATTCTTTTCTTGTCCATGAATGCTCTACAGACAAACAAAAGTCAACAAAGTTTTGTTAAAGTCAGACAGATCAAGCAAAAAATAGCATCCTGCAAAACATGTTGGTTTTGCGTGATCAACTGTGATAGTCCatcaaatgcacacacacacacacactctgctccTGCTGCTTCAGTGTCCACTTTTAATTACCCGTTGAGTTGTGGAAGCAATTCTGAACAATTCTCTGGGTTTTTATGATAAAGCCTTGCTTCTCTACTCTGATTCTGGCAGCAGACCACTCTGTTTACACCCTGTGGAAccagaaatttaaaatttgcagCTTTCAGTGCGTTACAGTGTGTGGTTTGTAGGGTTTTATGACACATACAGGCGAACTCGGGCTGTTATGAGCTTGGCATTAAGATCTCAATCATTCATTTGCCAGCTGTAGGAACAAGCCAGCAGCTTCTTgcttcatggaaaaaaaaaactaattttgtgcAGTAATAAACAGAGGGACACCCTGAAGCAATCCAAGTAGCCTGCTATTAAAGTATGCTTTCATATAAATTTCTAGCCTGTTTTCTATCTTTGTCCACATTAGACCAGGCTTTCACCTGGTGTGTCTGCTCCAAAAGAACTGCTGGTTTGAGGAAGCTGATAGAAAGAAACACGCAGACAGAGTCTGTGGAAATGCACGAGAGCCCTGCAGGATGTCAGGGAGCAGCAGTGGAGCATGTAGTTCAGCTGAGGGTTTCTCTAAAGTCGTGCACAAAACACAAGGGGCCCTCACTGAGACACATTTTTAGTCCCTTTCACTCACTACAATCAGCTGCGGGTATTTGACCTGGTTTGAATTCTGACCTTCACCATTTCAACAAGTGTGATACAGTCCTACTATGAATCATTACTTGAGACCCAAAGATTTAGTGAATAGTATTTGTCTCCGATTTACTTAAAAAGACAgcatgaaaattatttatttccctAAACTGAACATTTGCTCTTTAAACCGCTAAATTTATTCTTGCTTCTGAGATTTGCACATTTGGCTGTACCAAATAATATGCAAACTCATGCACTCTGTTAAAATTGCCAATAAAATTTATTTGGGCCTTGGTCAGTTTCTGGTGTcaaggcattttaaaaattctggCTCCAAAACTTATAGAAATTTTTCATCTTACCACCACAGTCAATCCAAAATTCCCTGTCATCTCAGTATGTAGACTCGTATTACTGaaccaaaatgtgttttctctcaGTCTACTCTTCTGCCAGTTCTTCCCAAAAACTATCCTTTTACCTGTGCAAAATAAACCAGCATCTGCTTTAGAGGTTCCTGGGGGATGGCTGCATTTTGAACCCCTAAAGTATGATTCATCTCTGTTTAACAGTTTGTCTCGTCCACTGTTTTGACAGCTATTTTCTCTTGCTCATCTTTCCTCTTGGTGGCCATATACCAGCAGTCTGACTCACCACGGCTCAGTCGATACCTAGATGTATGTGGAGAGGTTAAAGACGTCTTGGCTTGATTGGAAGTTCGGCACAAAAGTGTTTGCGTTTCATCTCTAATGAAAAGGCCAGTTACCACAAAGAGCCCATTGTTGAGCTTTGCTTTCAAAAAGATATCTGATCGCACGTGACAATTACCCATGACGTTGCCTGATTGGCTTACATGGCACTCTGCAGACCTTTGCAGCAGACAGACCCATATGGAAATCAGATTTGAGTTTGCACGCTTCTGTGCAAATGTTTCAGGTGAACATGAGGCCACTGTAAATTCTGAAGCTCAGTTCTGCTTTGTAAACAACTTTAAATCATTTAACATGTAGCCAATAGCTAGGCCCAATGTTTATGTGAAGAAttggagagggaaaaaaaacatagtagGAGTTTTCAAATGAGTTTCAGTTTCCCCTTCATGAGTTAGCTGTGCAGTAAGGATCTACAACTCAACATATCCGCACACTGGATTCTTTGTAATTTTAAGTCTATCAAGGGGCTCATAGATGGGATTCAAACAGGGTTAATTTTCTCAGTGGAAAGTGTAAGCAGTGCCTATGAAAACTCCCAAAAGTCatgcacagaaataaaacttggaCAAGTAGTATCCTCCTCTATTTGATGGACCCTTATGGAATGTCTGGGTTCATGGCTTCCAATAAAGTGTGTTAAACGTGTGTGTAGGCAAAGTAGTTTAGGTTTattgaaaaaaggaaagagaagcaGAGCAGAGGTGGCAGGAAAAGGAGTGCTGGAACAGTTATGTAAGAGCACAAAGATTGTTTAACCTACaggaaaatatgtatttctttGAGAGTGTTTGTGGATTCAGGACTTTGCACTCTGCAAATGCAACACATTATTAGGATGTCGATAGTAGACCCTGACCTTCACCGACAGCTGGATTTTTGGGAGCCTAatttggggggggaaaaaatcaaagCTGGTCATAAATTAACTGATATTTTGCATCTATACAGGACCGTGATTATGTTCTTTGAACAGGACAGTGGTACTAGAAGACTGGAGTTGGAGTCAGGTTTCCATGCCAGAATTGTTCTGAATTAACTGCATTCAACTTTACCATCAATTATGATATTTAGATGTGACATTGTTAAGTGAACTAAAAATAAAGGTTCACTTGATATCCAGACtcatgtttggaaaaaaaataaaaccatttatcaattattttacactttatacttatctgctgtttttttgttgatctATAAAGCAGCAAGCCGCACAG
This genomic interval carries:
- the LOC102226583 gene encoding uncharacterized protein LOC102226583 isoform X1 — translated: MKCAFKVHMPQQQSDDSESEEDNLDDEHLWEDINSEEDIDLPWSSGERLSCFAHSLQLVVHDGMKEVKTISRTIAKTSKFATLLHSSSQFKDKFEAAFGTNKSVPAANTTRWNSTFKQVQALTTLEHKSLSEMCNKDYEDVVFSAREWNQLKELCIVLSPFAEATELTQGERSVTISMVVPTVLDLNTHLLKMEETRMQCRPLVRALQQSLVKRFSGIFTKTNMAKDSGREEPFNHDVYFFAAMLDPQFGLSWVDLDVTNGGNAASVKKFRDELKKTLTDTLIFGVENMESTDDKCSEAMNVDPTSHSPPAKCPRLLSRYKAHKKHSSSVQNSSIATQLNRYFNNIRDCDSDNALAFWGENQSKYPQLHNLALKVLSVPASSAPVERVFSRGGIVMRPHRARLGAKMLQSLIFLKCNETLL